The Pelodiscus sinensis isolate JC-2024 chromosome 4, ASM4963464v1, whole genome shotgun sequence genomic sequence GCACAGGGACTTTTTAAGCTCTGGTGATATGATCCAGTTACAGCATAGGTAGGTCCCATCTACCATGTTGTGACTGGATCCCTGATATGCTGGAACTAACatagactggggtgggcaataatttttgataagtggtcaagggccacattcttGCATCATAAtaatggagatgcagggtctggaaaggaggttgggtgcagaagggagcttgggtagaGGATTGGGTTTCAGGAAGGACTGTGGGGTTCAGgagtgtttgggtgcaggaaaggattctgacctggaggagggatgcagggcctgggggggggttGTGAAGTGGGGCAGGacattggggtgcagagtctgggaggaggtatgggtgtaGGAGCACAGGTGCAGATAGGTTTTTGTTATCATCTAGCATAGAGGGTtcaggatggaggaggggagcaaggCGTTGTGCTGCCAAgtgcaggttctggccaggagatgctttcttagatggctcccagccagcagcccagcaagaccctcaggctgcctgcctgcctgcctgctacaCCTGTGCATACCACTCAGTGCAActggcgctgtgtgtgtgtgtgtgtgtgtgtgtgtgtgtgtgtgtgtgtgtgtgtgtgtgtgtgtgtgtgtgtgtgtgtgtgtgttggggggacgTGTTCTCTGCACACCATGTGCCCCTGATGTAGACAGAAGTCTTACTAACAAACTCTTCACCCATGAAAGAACTGCCTTAGTTAGTCCTGGTAACAGATGGATATCTGTTCGGCTCTAAATCATAACAAAGCCATGGTtggagaaacactgacctatagTAGAGTAGAACTGTTGTGTGCAGTGAACCCAAACAAATAGGCAGGAATTAGCTTCCTTACAAGCTCTTGCTTGAAATACTTTGTTTCAACCAACTTTCTTTTATGTTTCAGAAAAATGTCTGGAGCTGATGACTTTTCGGTAAGTAAACAAATTTCTTTCTTAAATTGCTTAGTCAAGCAGCTTGATTCCCTGTTCCAGACAGTTATTTAAGAAAAAATGGGGAGGTATTTTTCTTGGTCCTGTAGTGAGTAGGGTAGTCCACAGAGCTAAATATACTAAACTGTGAGATGGTCTCCTTGTCAGGGTTGAGTTCATTACAATCTAATTCTAACATGCTGTCCTCAAGGTACCTATGTGGAAGATGCTTAAAGACCCTTCTCTCTGACTTTGCACGGAAACATTTGCTTATTGCCATATATGGTAGCTCTCCTTTTGTTTTGTATTCTGACATGCTGTAGCTATAAAACCTCTTGACTTCTATTCTGAAGAGAAGCTAGGTGAAATTAAGCTCCACCATGCAAGAGCTAATGTAGCTTTACCTAATGTTGTTGTATACGGTTAGTAATGAATTGCTATGCACAGTGAGTGATTTCAATATTAGGCCGTTTGCAGTCTCATTGGTGCTTTATTTTCTAGTTGGCAGATGCTTTACCGGATCATTCACCTGCTAAAACCTCCAATGTGAGCAATGCAAAAGCTGGTCAACAACCTAGTCAACAACCACAAGGCTGGCCAGCTTCCAATCCTTGGAACAGCCCAAGTGCTCCACCGACAGGCCCATCTGGATTGCCACCAAATACATCCGCTTCCAGCGTGCCATTTGGACCGCCCCCGACAGGAATGTATCCTTCAATGCCCCCTGGACCGCCTGCTCCATTTCCACCTCCTCCTACTGGACCCTCTTGCCCTCCTCCCAGTGGTCCATATCCACCCCCATCTGTGCCAGGTCCTGTCCCACCTGGGCAATATCCTCCACCAAATATGCCCTTTCCAGAGCTTCCAAGACCATATGGTGGTCcaacagagccagctgcacctcctgCTCCTGTTGGGCCATGGGGATCCATGCCCTCTGGAGCATGGGGATCAACAATGGGAGGGCAGTATCATGCACCTAGTATGCCATATCCACCCCCAGGGCCATATGCCACTCCTACCCAGACGCCAGGGGCTGCACCTACAGTGCCATGGGGTACTGTCCCACCTGGAACATGGGGACCTTCACCACCAGGTCCATTTCCACCACCCACAGGATCATATCCAGCTCCAGGACTATATCCTACACCCCCTAATCCTTTTCAAGTGCCATCTGGTCCTGCTGGTGCTCCATCAATGCCTGGTGGTCACCATGTGAGTATTTAAATTGAGCTTTGTTGAACGGTTCCAAAATTCATCACACATAAGTCCTCATGTTGGGCAGTGGAAGCGCCACTTAATCAAATTGTATGGACTGTTAGGACTGCTATGTAACTTTTCCAGGCACTGGTTTAATAGGAATTTTGTAGTCACGGGGAGTTAAAAGTATTGACATACTCTGATTTGAAATGCTATGAAACCTGAGAGATATGATAGTTGTCTTTAGGGTTGTATTTTTATGGGCCTTCCAGAAATACTTCCATGTTAAGCATAGTTTTGATTTGCTTTCTAAACATGAGCATGCAGCTATATTCCCTTGCTCAAACAAGagaatgaaataattatttctagACAGACTAgactctaagggtatgcctacatgaGCACTCTTGTGGGTAAAACTTATgtcactcgggggggggggggggcgggacaccTCCCACAATGTTTCACTGACAGAAGCACTGGTGTATTCAGCACTATGTCCACTGAAGATGCTACTGCTGCTCGTTGGGAGTGGTTTAATTATGCCAAATGGAGAGCTCTTTCCCATTGGTATAGAGTGGCTACATGGGAGACATTATAGTGGCAAAGCAACATGGGTACAGCTTTGCTGCTGTAAGGTTTCTAGGGTAGATATAGTCTTAGAATGTAGAACtaccagcttaaaaaaaaaaccctattaacAGCTGACTTGTACACTTAAATTTGTCCGTGCCTTTAGTTGAGACATTTGCTTAGTGCTGATTTGACGATGTATTGTCTTGCTTAAAGCTATACATTGACTTTGaattttatgttttaattttttacagCCTTACCGTTGAATTCATGCTGGGCAACAAAGTACTGTAGCTTTCCACCTTCATCCACTATTTACagagatttttaaattttttgtttcAGTAACTTTTGGAGAATTGTGAAGCGCACTCGCCTCTTGTATGTACTTCTGAGGTATGAAAGAGCAATCTGCATAAATTTAACTTGCTCATATGCTGGCatcttttgttttattaaagtGAATTAGGATGAACAGACCAAGCCAAATCCTGTGTTTTTTACATAAGGCAGAGTTTCCTTTGGGGGAAAGAGAGAGTTGCCAAGTGAGTAAGGATTACAGGATCAGGCTTACTGAAAAGTTCAACATAAAGTGTCAGTGAATGCTTTAAGTTTTTTTTATCAGATTTGTGGTGGTCACTAAATGGATGGATAGTCATATTTTGTCTATTTTCAGGTTATTCCAGAATATTGGTAAAAACAATAGGCTTTTTTTGAGATTTCTTTGTGAAGTCTCAAGTATTTTTAAACATGCTACAGTAATTCAGCATACTAAAGAGAAATGAAGCATGTGAATTTGAAGGCATTCTCAGCatatatataaatacacacactCAAGCACAGTTTCTCTTGGATTCTGGGACTACAGCTGAGCAGTTAAAAGGCAGAAGTCTTAGTCTAACACGTTTGCACACCTGTCCACATTTGCGAGCAGGCATTTGTGTGCAAATCAAGTAGCTGGATGTGCAGTTCAATCAATTTAAATCCACAAATGTGAGGTTTGTACGTGAAAATGAGGGTATCATTTTGCCAGCCCAAAATTAATAGTAGTGACTGGAAGTTTTGCTTGTTCTCCCTATAAAGATAAACTGCTTCCAACTGGGAGATAATCCTTTCTCTTAACTTGGGTTCTAGCCATCTGAAATTTGGCTTTGCTGCCAAGATGTATAAACTCAATTTGCATGTTTGAAAATTAAGCCTGAGTTCAAATTAATGTAGTCCAGTGGCTTTTGACATTCCCACATAGTCTTTTCATCTAGCTAGATCATTAGAATACATCTCTCTTCAGCCATATTTTGGAAATGAGCTGGTTTTATGTCAGAGCTCCACTGAACATAGTAACTGGGTAGTCCCTTTGTTCATACCTAGGTGTATGTTGTACCTTATTGAATGACCTGCTCTTGGGTGGTTTTAATTGAATGACTAAGATTCTGCATTCTGTGTCTTTCATCTGGATGATCACTGCTGTCCATTTCATTCTGACACAGAATCTTTAGGGAATTACCATGAAGATAGTTTTGCATTACCAAGACATTGTTCACTAAGACTTGGGCTCTTTTAAATTTATCATGGTACTTTGATTACCTAGACTCTTGGACCACGCAGAAGTTATTTGATCTCAGCTAGGGAAGTCTTATTTAGCCTCTGTTGGTGGAATTAAAAAACAGAATTAGTAATACATCAGCTCGTTAAGAAATCCCTTTGCATAGTGGAACTGTGAAATCAAGGtacctttctcttccctcccttcttATGGACTCCTGCATGCTCAGAGTAgtggacttttaaaaataaacttagtGGCCCGATAGTGATGTTGGAAACAGGCTTAGCCTCCAGGAGCAGAATTGTACTGAATAGCACCACCTGTGAAGGAATGGTGGCCATTCCAGCATACTGACCTGAGGTCTGATAAATAGCCAAGGTAGGTATGTTTTTAAACTAGGTAGGCAATATTGGTTGATCACAAACTAAGACTTGTCCCTAATATTCAGCATAAATCATAGAATCTATGAACACTGGAAATCAGAACCAGAAGAAATTTTTAAATAGGATCTTTCATAAATTTAATGCAGCATGCTATTCCTATAGAATGTACACTTCAAAAATTCACTGttgaatgggcttaaatttctcCAAGACTCATGACTTTGTACACATGACTAGCAAACCTGCTTTGACTGCATCTGCATTTGACATCTGCAGCCTTAGTCTGTACATTGAGCTAAGGAAAACATAGCTTATTTAAATGAATTGATCCTGTAGTTTCAACACCGTGGATTGAACATGTACTGGTCTAGGTCTGTTTGTAGGAGAAGGGCCAGATATAGCAAATACAAACTAGGTGTAGAAATGATTTTAAATTGGGATTatcaaaagtaaataaaatagaTGTCTGGGTTCTTCCCGGAATAGGCAGGATTTGTTATTGGAAAGGTTAGGCTAAAATTCAGATATATGGGACACTTTTAATGTATATTCATATTGCTTGAAGTCATGAAAACTGTTTCATATCCCCTTTGTTTTGTGAGCAAGGTTCCTTGCATAGCAGTGAAAGGGTTTTACCTGTTAATCTATTGTGTAAAAGCTCAAGTTGTCACTATGTACTGTGTAGTAACTTTATCACATGTATTGTCAAGTGTGAGCAACTTCTGGCCTGAAGCTTTTGCGATGGAATTTGTAAATTTCTATGCATCATTTAAGTTAAATTGCTGAGAAGTTTGTTTTGACTTGTGCTTTGAGATTGACATTCTGCATTTGTTTACAATATTAAATATAAGCAATCACACCTTAAAAGTATAGACTATCACCTGCTGCTGTATTTTCTTTAGATGAGACAAATATTGCTGTATGATAGTGAAAGGCTATAAAAACAGGATTtgatatttttttgaaaatgctgtCACTTTTGTATAAGATTAGACATTAAACGTATTTTCAAGACTGAtgtttttctgtccttcagttACTGCTTTTAGCCACTTTTGCTACGTTTCCGAGCACAAATTGATTGTGAATAGCTAAACCAGCACTTCCCTGAATGAGGAGAGTAAGGTAAAGCTGAATATAAATTTGGAATTGTTTTGGCTTCTACAAAAGCTCTATGACCCTTGGATTCAGGTTCTGTAGCAATCATGGatgtaactagggatgtgaaaatgtaactctgtaaccactaaaaatcttagcagttagacgcgctgcaggctctgcagtgtgaagcttaaataagctttatactgcagagcccgcagtgagGCCTTTCCAGAAGTGGGGTTGGCAATGGCTTCCCGCCCTGCAGCCAGTGAGCCAACGTGAAacctgcagcaggggaggaaggCCCCTACTGGTTAACCCGAACTGGTCAgtctcacccattaagggtgaagcttgccagttaaccttttacatccctagatgtaACACTGCAATACTGTCTGTAGCATATTCACCTCTGAGGTGGAGCTTGTGTTTTTAAACTGCCTTGCTAGCTAGTGGGAACTGGATGTCCTAGATATGAATGCTCACAATTCGATAGTGCTTCGGCGTTGTCTAAAATGGAGCCGGTATCATTTTATAAACCAAACACCTTTTCTCCTAGCCTAGATAAGGTCTGTACATGTGTTGTCCAGGGAGAACCATGTGCAGAGCTGACCAGTACCACTGATGACCTGAAAGGTCATGTGTCCACCCTTTGGCCAAAATAAACATTGAGGTAGAGAAagcttaggaaggaaaaattatATCTTCTAGCTCACAAGCTAGCTGAAGTAGAGGTGATCTTTGTGTGTTCTATCATTGAAACCATGTACGCTCGCCTAATGCTGCTAGCACTGTAGTAGCTAAAGCCAGAGGGCAGTCTGACAGCATGCACCGCTCCTTTCCCAGCTGAGTGAATCCCCCCCAGTGATAGGCGCCTCTCCCTCACCTGTCTCAGGGTGGGATTTTGCAATTTTTCCACTACTTGGACCTGGGATCTGGATACTAGCTGTTTATCACTctgaggagccacctgtggttcTTTCGGAAACCTACACGAAGGCTGTTTGTTAAGGAATTAATTTTAGCCAAAACAAATGTATGAGAGGGTTTTAAAACAGCTTCTCACCAATATGTAGTTACCCTATCCACCTTGTTACCCTACCCACCTTGTGCCTCCAAGGCGCACTCATATAAATCGTTTCACTACATGCCAAGTTAGAAAGGCTTTCCTCTTAATTTTATGGATATAGAATAGAACCAATTTGCCTTCTAGCAAGACCAGATCTTACTGTGTGAGGGACTCTGGTTCTTGCTGGCCAACACCAGTTTCAGGGATAATCAAGGAGAGTAGGAGGGAGCTTTTGAGACACTACATGCGCTGGCATTTTCTTAATGATCAATTAGTGTAAGCTGTTAACTTGAAAAAGGGCCTCCTCCCTATCCCCCAGCCCCATGTCCTGGAACACAAGCACATAAACAGGTTTGGAGCTACAGGCCTTGTCTGCCCTGAAAAGGGTTTACTGGTATAGGTATGCCAGTAGATGTAATCTGGCAGCTTTCCCAGTAATATAGCTCAAACCAGTTCTCCGAATGAAGAAAGCTGAACAGCTAAAATGACTAGTGTACATGCAGGTGCACCTGCATGTACACACAGGGCTGGCATGGCCCATGACAGTCAGGCATGTTTTCACTAAATGCTTTCTACCCAGAATGCTGTGATCAGCAGTGCCAAGATCTGGAAGTGTTTGTAGTTAACTCTaaacaaaatctaatagcctgtATAGAATCCTCTTCATGTTCTCCCTTCATCAGGGTCTCTCTCCCATAACTGTGTAGAGGCCACATCTGAGGTTGTTGCAAATACATACCTCCCATATCTGATTTAAAAAGCACATGGGATTAGCTCCTGCTCTGAGGATTCCACAGTCAAAAGATGCAATATGACTCCTATTCCCCCTAAGATGCTTGGATGCACAACTGGTCTGAGGCTATTCAGTCTGTTTACATGGCTCATCAGATTGTAAGTCTTCCATAGGCTCATTTAAAGAAGTGGCAAGTTATTATTACTGTTTAGCAAGCCAGAACTCTGATCATATGACTTGGTGAGGCAGTGTTCGGAATATAGCGCATACAAATGGAAGCTATTACTTGTATTTTACTGAGCTGTTCATAAATGCGGAAGTATTCAAACTGTGGGAATGGGACATGAGCTGCACATTTTGATCCAGGAGGGCATATTCCCTTTCTGGCCAGTCAGTTGCCAGTGTTTCTTTTTAGTGAAACTCAGGCCAAGCGCATTGAGGTATGAGCACTGTAAATGGACCTAGATGCACAAAGAATAAATGCATGTAGCATTAATAGAAGAAAGAAGTTGGCTCATTGGAAATAGGCTGCTGTTGGAAGTGGGGTTTGTTAGCCATGATCcagaagagggaaagagaaaatacCAGCATAATTTTGTAATGCTGGTAGCCTCTTTGGCACAGAGATTGCTTTAAGCTTCTACCAATAGCTACTACTGCTTTAcagacactaaggctgtgtctacactggccacttattccggaaaatcagctgcttttccggaataacttgccagctgtctacactggccccttgaatttccggaaaagcactgacgatctactgtaagaaatcagacgcttttccggaaatactgtgctgctcccgttcgggcaaaagtcctttttccagaaaactgttccggaaaagggccagtgtagacagcacagtagtgttttccacaaaaaaaaaaaaaccccgatcgtgaaaatgacgatcggggcttttttgcggaaaagcacgtctagattggccacgacacttttctggaaaagcatcctgccaatgtagatgcgctttttccggaaatacttataatggaaaactgttccgttttaagtattttcagaaaagggtgccagtgtagacgtaacctaagtgTCATTTCTATGGCGCATCTTCATTTTACTTCTAGGAAAGCTGAGTGCAGATACCCAGGTAATCTGTGGTACAGATTGGGACAGCGGCCTGCCCTCATATTTAGGGATTAATACCAGGTGCCGGTGGATGGCAGCTTCTGTGCCTTAAGCAACCTTcctccctttatttactcacatTGTAGCTGTGTCCTGCATGATGTCTTGCTGGTTCTGCACAGGGCCGGTTTCAGCAACTGCTCACGCGGAACAGCTTTCCAGTTGAGTCTACAGTCAGCGAAATCTATCTCACTGTGTTCTAAatctatacattttagaaatgtctgtctgccTGTGAGTCTTTGTTCGTTCAGaattcctaaatggtaagagcgaggaccaccagatttggtaggcagcttcctcttatcctaacttaaagcgatgtcagggtttggttgtgccaggaaaacaggatgtgcctggaatgcaattgttttccgttacacagaaagggagggagctgatgggagggacagctatactgcagagtgacagaAGGGTAGGTCAACAGCAAGACAATGATCAGCTGGGGCTTGCCATCTTCCTGGCCATCGGACCAGGTAAgtaaccccctccccttcctcgtACCTAAATACAGTGCTGCACAGGGTGGAgagccccaccaccaccccttgCAGTCCCTTCCCTCTGGAGGAGATGCCGGGGGTGAGCCCCtgcaggagactgagggggaattgaaaactgcagtctagatctGATCCCCCTGTGAGTAAAGACCAGGGAGAGCAGGAATCACGGCTCCTCCCCTAAGGAACTGCTGGGGAGGGTGACCatgctggctggccagggaagctaggtgcatttcccctccccctcccaggagcCATTAGCCTGGAGGGCTGTGCAGTgcaggcccttcccccccaggaagCTGGCAGCTGGGGCTAAACAGCTAAGGCCCCTGCGAGGAGACACTATGGAGGCAGGGCActccaggtagggttgccaggtgtccggttttgaaccggacagtccagtttttgacctttctgttcaggaaacaaattgagaaaatggaAGTGTTGGgtgttttctaaatcagatgtactgtagattgtgatgtcatgtcacgtgtgtccagtatttttgttgaaaccatctggcaaccctaagtccaGGCTTCATCCCCCTTCAGGAGCCACTGGGcagcctagccccaccccccaggagctgctggggcgGCCCAGATGTCCCCCCTCTCCAGGAATTGCTGGACAGTGCAACCCCAGTCCCCTGGGAGATGCCAGCCCCCACACACCTATGTCCCTGGGAGTCGTCATGGCAGCAcaaccccggcccctcccctttgAGGAACTGCAGCTGGAGTAGCACCACCCACACACTTCCCACCACTCTGCCCTGATCCTTGCACACACCCCATATCTTTCATCCCCCGTCCTCTGtcccctgcctgagccctgcaCTGAACCATCCCAAAAAACATCTCCCAGCCCTTTGCTCTGActgctgcacccccctgccctaTCCCTTACCCTGAGTCCACAAAGGActggagcaatgccaggtaaatcctctagtaattCATATCAATTCTGTTCCAGGCCTGGTGAAACATACCGCTGAGTGCCTGGTAGGTTTGCAGCCTGTGTTTAACAGAATAGCCTGAATCTGCAGTGCTACAGTGTTTCTCTTGGGGGTTAtggattgattttattttttttctgctagAATTATACCAAAAACTGCAGGTATGCAGCGTCCCACTTGGGACAGCAGAGGGCACAATGGGGTAACAGCGACTCATAACTGACAAGAGCGGACACATCCCCACTGAGCCTCTCTCCCCATCAGCTGCCGTTTTCTGTTCCCTAGTGTCTCACGGAATCTAGCCACCCTTTCAGTGTGCCATACTGTACCACTGCACTATGGCAATTTGCTGTAGTCTCCGCCTGGTGCTAGTTTCTCCTGCCCCTGTTTTTGAGGGGAGCACAAAGCCAGCATAACTCATGTGTCCACCCAGGAGTTAAAAGGGGCAGTGGCCTTGTTTGACTCACTTCAAATCCATCAGCCTGGAATTCTCATCTCTTAAACTGTAATAAAGTCTAGATTTTTAACGTGAGAgagagtcctgttttttgtttttagacTTTTAACGGTGAGAGATCCCAATGGCAGCGCCAGGAGACAGGTTACTGGCCCACACAAGCCCTCTACTCCATTTCACGCTGCTGTctctagtagggttgccagatggtttcagaaaaaataactgaacaaaaaaaggaccccggaagttgttaagcaaaaaaataaataaataaataaaaaagtgtgtcccctttaagaaatgc encodes the following:
- the MAPK1IP1L gene encoding MAPK-interacting and spindle-stabilizing protein-like, with product MSGADDFSLADALPDHSPAKTSNVSNAKAGQQPSQQPQGWPASNPWNSPSAPPTGPSGLPPNTSASSVPFGPPPTGMYPSMPPGPPAPFPPPPTGPSCPPPSGPYPPPSVPGPVPPGQYPPPNMPFPELPRPYGGPTEPAAPPAPVGPWGSMPSGAWGSTMGGQYHAPSMPYPPPGPYATPTQTPGAAPTVPWGTVPPGTWGPSPPGPFPPPTGSYPAPGLYPTPPNPFQVPSGPAGAPSMPGGHHPYR